Within the Symbiobacterium terraclitae genome, the region TTGGGCAGGCTTACCTCGGGGACCAGGGGCAGGTTCGCCACCTTGTACCGCCTGTGTGCGAGGTACATCGACACCGGGGTTTTCGAGGAGCGGGAGACGCCGATCAGCACCGCATCCGCCCGCAGGAAGCCGCGGGGGTCCTTGCCGTCGTCGTACTTCACCGCAAACTCGACCGCCTCGATACGGCGGAAGTATTCATCATCCAGACGGTGCATGCGCCCGGGCTCCAGCTTCTCGGGTGCGCCGAGCAGCTTGGACATCTCCTCGAGCATGGGGCCCATGATGTCCACCGACGGGATGTTCCACATCTCAACCAGCCGCTGGAGCTCTTGTCGGATTTCCGGAACGATGATGGTGTAGACGATCAGAGTGGGCTGCTGGCGAGCAGCATCGATCACCTCCCGGAGTGAGAAGGAATCGTCGACCATGGGAAACCTGCGGATTTCCACGCCGGTCCGGCCCCACTGCGCCAGTGCGGCGCGCGTGACCAGGTCGGCCGTCTCCCCCACTGAGTCCGAGACGATGAAGATCACAGGCTTCTCGACCATCTAAGCCCTCCCCGCTTGTTCCGGAGCGCACATTCCACCGGGGGCTGCGCGTTCGGTTATTTGATTACGCCCGGCCTTCGGGCCAATCCTGCCGGAGCCTTACGGCTGTAAGGCTTCGCGACTCCTGATGTTTTCAATCGGAGTTCAAGAGCCGGTCTATTGTGACAGCGTACACCTGCGGATCCCCGACAGTGCGCCGGGCTTCCGGCTGTTCGTCGGGCCGCGCAGGAGCGTGTGGCCGGCGGCGGCATATGCTGGTGCAGCATTCCGGTGGGAGGGAGGAACAGTCGTGCCGATGCCAGCGAGCCTGTTTCAGGGGGCGCCGCTCCTCTTGCCCGGCGCCACCCCCGACAACCCCCTGGCGATGGGAGGGTCACCCTTTCCCCCGTTCGTCACCCTGCCGCTGAGCCACCTGCGGCGGGTCTCGATGCTGAACCTGGAGCACGCCCAGCGGGCGACGGCCCCGGTCACGGTGGTGGCCGAGGTGGACGCGACGGGCCTGATCGAGGTGCGCGAGGCGCTGAAGCCGCTGGCGGCCCGCCACCTGGGGCTTCCGCTTACATACCTGCCCTTCTTCGCCAGCGCCACCATCCAGGCGCTCAAGGCGTACCCCATCATGAACGCCATGCTCACCCCGCAGGGGTTCATCATCCCGCGGTACATCAACCTCGGCATCGCCACCAGCGTGCCGGGCGGCGTCCTCCTCCCGTCCGTGCAGGGCGCCGAGCGGAAGAGCTTCTGGGAGCTGGCGCGGGACATCTACATCCAGACGCAGAAGGCGAAGGCGGGCCTCGCCTCGCCCGCCGACATGTCGGGCCAGACCTTCGTCATCACCAACACGGGCCGGTGGGGCGCCACGCTGTTCGGCACCCCCATCATCCAGCCGCCCAACGTCGGCATCCTGGCCTTCGAGGCGATCAAGAAGCGCCCCGTGGTGCTCGACAACGACCAGATCGCTGTGCGGCCGATGATGTACCTCGCCCTGACGGCCGACCACCGTGCCGTGGACGGCGCCGAGATGATCGGCTTCCTGAGCAAGGTAAAGGAGGCGCTGGAGCAGGTGCGGGTGTGATGGGGGCCGTGTCAAGCGCCACGGGCGCATCGCCGTGCTGCTCACCCCCGGCCGCTGCCGGGCCAGCCGCACGCGGCGCATCGCCGCCCCGCGCACGCCACCCCCCGCGTGCCAACCGCACGTGGCGCATCGCCGCCCCGCGCACGCCCGCCGTCCCCGCCGAGCCCGCCACCCCCGTCCTTGCCGCCACCCCCGTACCCCCGTCCTTGCCGCCACCCCCGTACCCCCGTCCTTACCGCCTTCCCCGTCGAGTTCGCCGTCGCAGGCACGCCGTCCATCTGTGGCGGCACCGAAGCACGTGCCTGTCACGGCTCAAGGGCGTGCTCCGGCGGCGGCAGGGGCGCCGCGCGGGCCTGCTCCTCGGCCCGGTCGATCGCCGCGGCGACCGCCCGCTCCAGCGCGGCCTCGCCGCCCTCGCGCAGCAGCCCCACCCGCCGCAGGTACTCCGCCACCCGCGGCAGCGGGTCGGCACGCTGCACTTCCGCAAGTTCCTCGGGAGACCGGTACCTCGTGTGGTTGTCGTCGCAGGTATGCGCATCCATCCGGTGGACGCGGGCCTCGATCAGCGCCGGCCCGCCGCCCGCCCGCGCCCGGGCCACGGCGCGGCGCACCGCGGCGTGAACGGCGAAGGGGTCGCCCCCGTCCAGGCAGATCCCCTCGATCCCGTAACCCGCCGCCCGCGCCGCCACGCTGCCCCCGGCCAGCTGCCGCGAAACCGGCACGGAGATCGCCCAGCCGTTGTTCTGGCAGAGGAAGACGACGGGCAGCCGGTACAGGGCGGCCCAGTTCAGCCCCTCGTGGAAGTCGCCCTGCGAGGCGGCTCCCTCGCCGAAGCTGCAGTAGACCACCACCCGGTCGCCACGCCGGACCGCGGCCTGGGCCGCCCCCACCGCCTGGGGGATCTGCACCCCCACCGGCGCCGACCGCGCGACGATGTTCAGCCGCCGGTCGCCCCAGTTGTACGGCGTCTGGCGCCCGCCCGACGACGGGTCCGCCGCCCGGCCGAAGGCGGAGAGCATCACGTCCAGCGGCGTGCTGCCGGCCACCAGCACCGCCCCCAGGTCCCGGTAGTAGGGGAACCACCAGTCCTGTCCCCGGGTGAAAGCCGTCGCCGCCCCTACCTGCGCCGCCTCGTGCCCGCGGCTGGAGACGGCCAGCGGGATCGCGCCCGACCGCTGGAGCAGGCTCAGCCGCTCGTCCAGCCGCCGGGTGAGGAGCATCCAGCGGTAGATCGCCACCGCCTGCTCGTCGGAGAGGCCCGCCGAGCGATGGTCAAGCACTGCACCACTTCCTTTCGTTCTGCGCGCCTCATGGGGGGACGCCGCCGTGCGGCCGGGGAAAACCCGGGCAACGGTGGGATAGGACGCCCGCCCGGGGCCGATGCCACCGCAGCAGATAGGGGGAACTGCTCCCCATAATTTTCACGAGATACAGGGAAAATCTCCCCATATTGCCCATTATGTCAACTTGAGCGGCGCTACACCTTTGCCGAGCCCCGGCAAACCCTGTCCATTTGCCCCCGTCCGAGCCCGGAAAGGTGTCCTAAACGGCTGAACTGGGTGCCAGAAGCCCGCGATAGGGGGAGGAGTTCCCTGCATTTCGTGAAAAATATGGGGAAATTTTCCCCATATTTCTGCCGCCCGGCCATAGGGCCTCGGCAAGGCGCCGCGCAGCCCCCCGCCGTAGCCTTGCCGGCGGAAAGCACCCGCCATGGGAGCGCCCATGACGCCAGCCCATCGGCATCTCTGCGGAGAGTGCCCGCCAGCACGCTTGCTACCGGCGATCGGCACATCGCCGAAGCCGCCGCTGAGGGCTACCCCGCGAAGCTCCCCCGGGGCCGCGGCCCGCCACCAGCACGCTGCCTCCCCACCACCACCACGCCAGAGCCACCGGCATGCGCCCCCGGGACATCGGCCCGCCCAGGCAGCCTCACAGCACCTTCACCAGCGCCAGCCGCTCCACCCGGCAGCCGTCCCGCAGGGCGTGGCGCAGCGACGGCGTGTTCTCGGGATGGATGTACCGCCTGATCACCCGCACCCCGCATGCGCGGCAGTGCGCCTCACCGGCGGCGGTGAGGCGGCTGCTGACCCCCGTTCCCCGGTGGGCGGGCTCCACGTAGATGTCGTAGAACAGCCCCGTCGGCACCCCGGTGAGCTCGTCAGGCATCAGCGCCACCACCAGGTAGCCAACGGGGCTGCCGCTCGCGCGTGCCACGAGCGCGGCGCTCCCGGGTTGGGAAAGCAGCGCCCGCAGGTTCTGTTCCACCCGCGCCGCCACCGCGGCCGGGTTCGTCCACGCCCACAGCGCCGGCTCCACGTGGGCGAGGGCGGTCTCCGCGGAGCGCGCCGCCAGCCAGGCCCACTCCCCCGGAAGCAGCAGCCCCACCTCCACCGCCACGGCACCATCCCCTCCTCGCACATGCATATGCGCGGGACCGCCGCCGCCGCGCCTGCATAGAATGGGCGAGCGGCCGACCGGCCCCTCCGGCGGGCACGGGTGCGGCCCCCGACATAGCCGACCGTCGAGGAGGTGGCTCCCGCCCCATGCGCGTGATCGATCTGTCCCTGGGCTACAGCCACGGCATGCCGGCGTACGGAACCTCCTGGTACAAGGAGGTGGAGATCCGCCCGCTGATGACGCCCGAGACGGACCCCACGGGCCACGGGCGGCGCTTCAGCCAGTTCGTGCTGAACCCCCACAACGCCACCCACGTGGACGCGCCCAGCCACTTCGTGCCCGGGGGGAAGGACGTGAGCGACCTGGACCCCGGCCTCTTCATCGGGCCGGCGCTGGTGCTCGACCTCACCCACCGGGGACTCTACGAGGCCGTGACCGCGGACGACCTCGCGGCGGCCGCCCGGGGGCTGATGCGGCCCGGCCTCAGGCTCCTGCTGCGCACCGACTACCTGGACCGCCACTGGGGCGACCCAGACTTCTGGCAGAAGCCCCCCTACCTCGCCCCCAGCGCCGCAGACTGGTGCGTCGAGCAGGGCGCGGTGCTGGTGGGGCTGGACTTCCTCACCGAGGAGCCGGGCGACCGGGCCTTCCCGGTACACCGCCGGCTGCTGGAGGCCGGCATACCCATCCTCGAGTACCTCTGCAACCTCAAGGCTCTCACCGGACCGATCGTGTGGCTGATGGCCGCGCCCATGCAGGTGATCGGCGCCGAGGCGGCACCGGTCCGGGCCCTGGCGATCGAAGGGGGCGGTCCGTATGGCCCGGCCTGAGGACGTCCGCCGCCTGCCCCTGCCCCCCTGGACGCCGGCTGACCTGGCCGGGACGCTGGGTGTCGGCCCCGTGGCGCTCCTGGACGGGCTGACGTGGCAGGGCCGCAGGGTCACCCTGGTGGCGTGGGCGCCGGCCGCCCGGGCCGGGAGCATCGCCGAGGCGTGCAGGGCAGCGGAGCGGGTCGGACTGCCCGAGGACGCCCCGCCGCTCCTGGCCGCGGCGGTGGGCCGGCTGGACTGGGACGGGCAGGGACGATTCTGGATCCCGGGCAGTGCGGCGCTCTTCGACAGGGAGGGGGGCGAGCTCTGGGTGCGGGGGGCCCTGCCCGCCGTCACCGTGACCGCCCGCTCAGCTGCGCTCACGCCCGAGACCGGCCGCCCGTCTGGTCCCCCACCTGGCGCGCCCGTCTCCGCTGTGACCCCACCCAGCACGGACGTCTCCGCTGCGCCCCCAGAAGGAGTGGGCCTCTCCGCTGCACTCCCGCCTGCCGCGGGCCTCTCCCATGCGGCCTCCAGCCCCACCGCCACAGGTGCCGCGCCGGCAGCCCCGCCCGCCACAGATCCTGCGACAGGCCCGGTCCGGGCGGTCCCCCTCTGGCCGTACAGGGACTACGCTGCCGCCGTGCGCGAGGCCCTCGCCGCGATGGGCGCCGGCAGCGTGACCAAGGTGATCCTGTCGGTCCCCTTCGCCGCCCCGTGCTCCCTGTCTCCGCTGTCGGTCTACCGGCGGCTGACGGCCGGCGCCTCGGCCGGGCTGGCCTTCCTCATCCACGGCGGCCCGGGCGCGGAGGCGCTGGTGGGCCTCTCGCCGGAGCCGCTGGTGATCCTGGAGGGCCGCCGGGCCCGCATGCACCTGCTGGCCGGCACCCGGACCCCCGACCGCGCGGCGGAGCTCGCCGCCAGCCCCAAGGATCGGGAGGAGCACAGGGTGGCCGTGGAGCAGGCGCGCCGCGACCTGCTGGCGGTCTGCATCCCCGGCAGCGTCACCGTCGACGCCTTCATGGAGCTGGAGCGGCACCCGGGCCTGGTGCACCTGGCCTCCCGCCTCTCCGGCACGCTCAGGCCCGGCGCGACGCCGGCCGACCTGGTCGCGGCCTGCTTCCCCGCCGGGACCGTGGGCGGCATCCCCAGGGCGGAGGCGCGGGCGCTCATCGACCGGCTGGAGCCGGTCCCCCGGGGCTGGTACGCCGGGGCCGTCGGCGCGGTGCTGCCCGGGGGCGACCTGCAGCTCTGGCTGACCATCCGCAGCATGGCCCTGCACGGCGGCACGGCCCTGGTGCGCACCGGCGCCGGGCTGGTGCCGGGAAGCGACCCGGCGGCGGAGTGGCAGGAGTGCATGGCCAAGGCGCAGCGGGCCCTGGCCGCGGCCGGCGCCGCGCTCCCCCCGCCCGAGGAGGTGATGCGGCATGATGACGCCGTCCGCGCTTGACGCGCACGTCCGCGCGATCGTCCGCTGGCACTTCGACCCCGCCACCGGCTGCCCGTACTGGCTTCGCAAGGCGACCGAGCTCGGCTTCGACCCCCTGGCCGAGGTGCAGGGGCTGGAGGACCTCGCCCGCTTCCCCGCCGTGGCGGCGGAGTGGCGGCGCATCCCGGCCTGGGAGCTGATCCCCCGGGGCTGCCGGGAGCCCTTCGACGTGTGGGAGACCGGCGGCACCACGGGACCGCCCACCCGCATCGTCGACGCGACGGAGCGCACCCGCGGCATCCGGCGGGTCGACCGCATGCTGGACGACCACGGCTTCCCCCGGGGCGACGGCCGGAAGGGCTGGCTCCACCTGGGGCCCACGGGTCCGCACCTGGTCGGCACCAACGTGGCCCGGCTGGCCCGGCTGCGGAACTTCCTCTACTTCACGGTCGACCTGGACCCCCGCTGGGTGAAGCGGCTCTACCGCGAGGGCCGGCCGGACGAGGCACGCCGCTACACGGCCCACCTGGTGGACCAGGCGCTGGCCGTGCTGGAGGGCCAGCCGGTGGAGGTGCTCTCCACCACGCCCCCCCTCCTCCAGGCGCTGTGCGAGCGCCCCGAAACCTACGCCCTGCTGGCTGCGCAGGTGAAGGGCATCATCTGGTTCGGCACCTCGCTCTCCTCCGAGGGGCTGCGGCTGCTGGAGGAGGAGCTGCTGCCCGACGCCCGCCTGGTGGGCTGGTACGGCAACACCCTGATGGGCATCGCCTGCCAGCGGCCGCGCCGGGAGGGCGACGCCCACCGCTGCGTCTTCGCCCCGCCGGGCCCGGACGCGGTGGTGCGGGTGGTCGACCCCCGGGATCCCGCCCGGCGGGTGGCGCCGGGCGAGGCCGGGCAGGTGCGCATCTCCCTGCTCACGCGCGAGCTCTTCCTGCCGTGGCACCTGGAGCGCGACCGGGCCGTGCGGGTGGACTGGGAGGGCGGCGCCCTCTGGGATCACGTGGCCGAGGTCGCCCCGCTGGACGGGGGCGGCGCCAGGGTCGAGGGGGTGTACTGAGGTGTACGAGATTCCCCTCTGGCGGGCCGGGCGCGAGCGCGCCAGCCTGGATGCCCGCCTGCTCCGGGACTACCGGGGCGCGCCGCTGGCGCGGGTGGCGTCCGCCCCGTCGCTGATGGTCCACC harbors:
- a CDS encoding chorismate-binding protein, with translation MARPEDVRRLPLPPWTPADLAGTLGVGPVALLDGLTWQGRRVTLVAWAPAARAGSIAEACRAAERVGLPEDAPPLLAAAVGRLDWDGQGRFWIPGSAALFDREGGELWVRGALPAVTVTARSAALTPETGRPSGPPPGAPVSAVTPPSTDVSAAPPEGVGLSAALPPAAGLSHAASSPTATGAAPAAPPATDPATGPVRAVPLWPYRDYAAAVREALAAMGAGSVTKVILSVPFAAPCSLSPLSVYRRLTAGASAGLAFLIHGGPGAEALVGLSPEPLVILEGRRARMHLLAGTRTPDRAAELAASPKDREEHRVAVEQARRDLLAVCIPGSVTVDAFMELERHPGLVHLASRLSGTLRPGATPADLVAACFPAGTVGGIPRAEARALIDRLEPVPRGWYAGAVGAVLPGGDLQLWLTIRSMALHGGTALVRTGAGLVPGSDPAAEWQECMAKAQRALAAAGAALPPPEEVMRHDDAVRA
- a CDS encoding cyclase family protein, which produces MRVIDLSLGYSHGMPAYGTSWYKEVEIRPLMTPETDPTGHGRRFSQFVLNPHNATHVDAPSHFVPGGKDVSDLDPGLFIGPALVLDLTHRGLYEAVTADDLAAAARGLMRPGLRLLLRTDYLDRHWGDPDFWQKPPYLAPSAADWCVEQGAVLVGLDFLTEEPGDRAFPVHRRLLEAGIPILEYLCNLKALTGPIVWLMAAPMQVIGAEAAPVRALAIEGGGPYGPA
- a CDS encoding 2-oxo acid dehydrogenase subunit E2; this translates as MPASLFQGAPLLLPGATPDNPLAMGGSPFPPFVTLPLSHLRRVSMLNLEHAQRATAPVTVVAEVDATGLIEVREALKPLAARHLGLPLTYLPFFASATIQALKAYPIMNAMLTPQGFIIPRYINLGIATSVPGGVLLPSVQGAERKSFWELARDIYIQTQKAKAGLASPADMSGQTFVITNTGRWGATLFGTPIIQPPNVGILAFEAIKKRPVVLDNDQIAVRPMMYLALTADHRAVDGAEMIGFLSKVKEALEQVRV
- a CDS encoding pyruvate, water dikinase regulatory protein, translating into MVEKPVIFIVSDSVGETADLVTRAALAQWGRTGVEIRRFPMVDDSFSLREVIDAARQQPTLIVYTIIVPEIRQELQRLVEMWNIPSVDIMGPMLEEMSKLLGAPEKLEPGRMHRLDDEYFRRIEAVEFAVKYDDGKDPRGFLRADAVLIGVSRSSKTPVSMYLAHRRYKVANLPLVPEVSLPKELFLVPPHKVVGLRVSPEKLHQIREERVKTIGLRSDANYSSMARILQELDYAESVFKKVGCAVIDVTNKAVEETAVRVLEIINRGVNFGD
- a CDS encoding thiamine pyrophosphate-dependent dehydrogenase E1 component subunit alpha, producing MLDHRSAGLSDEQAVAIYRWMLLTRRLDERLSLLQRSGAIPLAVSSRGHEAAQVGAATAFTRGQDWWFPYYRDLGAVLVAGSTPLDVMLSAFGRAADPSSGGRQTPYNWGDRRLNIVARSAPVGVQIPQAVGAAQAAVRRGDRVVVYCSFGEGAASQGDFHEGLNWAALYRLPVVFLCQNNGWAISVPVSRQLAGGSVAARAAGYGIEGICLDGGDPFAVHAAVRRAVARARAGGGPALIEARVHRMDAHTCDDNHTRYRSPEELAEVQRADPLPRVAEYLRRVGLLREGGEAALERAVAAAIDRAEEQARAAPLPPPEHALEP
- a CDS encoding GNAT family N-acetyltransferase; the encoded protein is MAVEVGLLLPGEWAWLAARSAETALAHVEPALWAWTNPAAVAARVEQNLRALLSQPGSAALVARASGSPVGYLVVALMPDELTGVPTGLFYDIYVEPAHRGTGVSSRLTAAGEAHCRACGVRVIRRYIHPENTPSLRHALRDGCRVERLALVKVL